The Natranaerovirga pectinivora DNA segment ATCGGATAAGGTAATTTCATGGTGTATGTGAACAACTCACCAAAATTTCTATCCCTCAGACATTCACCAAAGCGTCTCCAATAGTACTCTGTTTCATCTGCTTTTAGTAGTGCGTTTCTATACTTATAAATAAAAATAGGATTCTTAAAATTCTCAGGGAAATCCTTACACATTAAGGCATGGAACCTTCTAACAGAAATATCTTTATAATGTTCAAAAGAAAATGTCTTATACGCAAAAAGGAATTTCTGTTCTTCCGTCATTTTTTCAAATGAATGCTGTTGTTTTTCTATCTTTTGAAACAACTCATCATCATGTTTACCACAAAAACACCTAAAAGCAGTGGCTTTTTTAATATTAACCTCTTCGAGCAAATAGAATGGTTCTTTTTCTCCTCTACCCATATCTAACATGGTTGGCTTCCCAGAAAAGTCTTGCATTAAGACACGATTCTTATGCGCAATCTTCTTCAGAATTCTATTCTTTTGAAGTGCATGAGCAAGAATAATGTCTTTTGGTTTAGCATTGCACCCTTCGTAAAGACATAATTTCAGTTGACTCTTTTTTGAGTATTTATTTACCATACTCAAATAATGCTCTACATTCTCACAGTTCTTATTCTTTCTATTTTTACAGCAATCTTTGTATTTCTTGCCACTTTTGCAGGGGCAAGGTTCGTTGCCAAATATATGAAATAGTTTAATCATAGAAAACCCCCAATTTACTAGTTCGGAATGTATGCTAACGTTCCCGCAGTTTCCGACGTTCCTTCCTTTTAACGCCTTAGCGGAATAAGTGGCGCAAGGCTTGCCTCGCAAGACTTGTGACATCGGAAGGAATGCAGGAAACTGGCGTGTTATATGATTTTGTCAATCTTGCTTATTCAAAACACTTTACTATTTTAAAGCATGTTCCATTTTTTCTATTTTTCGGGTTCCAATCAATAGAACCTTACCATCAATTGTTCTTATACGCATAATGGTGTTTCCTCCAAAATAATAAAATGTACCACTCGGTGTATTCTTTATCTTAAACCCAAATATACCTAATTGACTTGGACGTATAGTATCAATTTTTACTATCGAATTAAGCATTATTACTCTATTGGATTTATGAAATGGAAATAGCTTATACTCAATTCTATCATCGTAAACAGTGAGATTTAGCTTGAGAATAAAAAATATTATTAAAAAAACAAGGCACATAATAGTTCCTACAATAAAATCTTCATTTAAAAATATAGTTAATGTCAAGAAAACGACAAATAATATAAACAATATTATTATAAAATTGCTACATATTCGCTGAGTTTCTTCAAATTTGGGCATTTGCTACCTCCTTCACTAAATTTTAATTTATAAACTTGTTCATAAGTAAAGCTAATTAGATAATGTACATATAATACAAAAAGATTGACAATTTCATAGTCACGATAGAGCCATCGGTTACCCGATGCCCCTCGCACAGATCCTAGCGTGCGGATTTCCCGCACTGGGCTCCTCAGTTGTAAAATCTACTTCCATATTTCAGCAACTTATCTTTATTGTCGTTTGTTGATATCTTGATGCTATATAGGGTTTTAAGAGCTTATATCTTTTTATTACTTTCCCAAACGCTCCCCATATAAAACTTTTTCTTTGACTACGTCTATTTAACCACTTATATAGAGTTCCTATTACTATTCTATATACTTGGGTTATTTTTTTGCTATTTCCTATTGTTCCATAGTAATTATAGTAGCCACGTAGTTTTGTATTTAGTTCTTTAAACATTTTCATTAAACGACAATGTCTATTTTTCCTTATCCATTCTTTGAACTTTTGTATGGTCCTTTTGAATCCTTTTTTACTAGTCTTATGGGTGATTATATCTTTTCCTTTTCTTGACTTTTCCCATCTGAAAGTAAATATAATGCCAGCTTTGAGCCATTTTTCTATTAATGTTATTATTCTTTTGTCTCTAACTTTTTCTTCTAGCATTCTTTTTAACCATTGATGATTGACATTATCAAAGAATCCCTTGATATCAGCTTCTACTATATAGGTGTATTTTCCGAAGTTCAGTTCTTTTCCTAGATATTCTACTGCCTGTTTTGCGCCTCGGTTTTTTCGATATCCCATACTACTTTCTATAAACTCAGGTTCATATATGGCTTCTAGTATTTTCTTTGTTGCAATTTGTATAGTTTTATCTTTTACCGTTGGTATTCCTAATGGTCATTGTCCACCACCAGGCTTTTCTATATATGTTCTTTTTACTAAGCTTGTTCTATATCTATTGGTTTCCAACTCTTCTTCGATTTTTGTTACTTCTTCTATCAAATTTTCACCGAATTCTTTTGCACTCTGCCCATCTATTCCACTTGATGCTTGTTTATTTATATCTCTATAGGCTTCTATTAGGTTTTGACTGTTTAGTAATTGATATAAGTTCTCGAAATTATGCTTTTTATTCTTAGTTGCTTTCCTTTCGATTTCATACAGGGAGGTTTGCAATGTTTTACCCAGCCCTACTTGTCTAGTCATTGTTTCCTTTGTATGATTCATACTCCTGTTTCTCCCTTCCCCTTGTAGCCGGCTCTCCCGACCTCTGAGTACTATGAAGAAATCCGACTCCTCATTACTCTTCAGCCATCCTCTTTTTCGATTGGGTAGGCTTACCAATCTTTGTTGGAAGTATTGAGGTCTCCCAAGTTCCTGACATTTCTCTTCCTACATACCACGTTCTTTGACCCCGACAGACCATCCAAAGTCTTGCCTTTATCGACTTCTTTGTATTGACTTCCGTGACGTTAAACACGTCGTCATCTGCGCTTCCTCTAATTCTAGAGCAACATTAACGGGGCTCAATGTGCTTCAGGGATTATGGTCTCCCTTATGGTCTATAGGATTCTCTGTGTACGCTTTACCTTTACTGTCACCAGTAACGGCACAACACTCGATAAAGGTGGTTGGCTAGACCTTACCTTGCAAAGACTCTCACTTTGCCAGAAATGCCAAGCTTCGCTTGGCGCACTAATGTTCTGTTGTTCCCGACGTTCCTGAACTGGCCTCTCAGAGCCCTTCTCCCTGTCGGTGCTTGCACCCAGTGAAGGAATGTGCGTCAGCAAATGGGAATAATCTTGTTAGGCGATGGAATCAATGGAAACTACCACCAAAAATAGATTAAGATTGCTCATATAATATTCGTTTATAATTTTGCAAGCATATTTTCGAGTTCTTTAAAATTCACAACGGTCTTTCCTTCATATTGAACATTCCTACTATTAAATAATATAGTTTCCATACCAAGGGATTCTGCTGCCGCTAAATTATATCTTCTATCATCTATATAAGTACAATCTGACGCTAAACAACCGAGTTTTTCAAGCGTGTACTTAAATATTCGTTCATCAGGCTTTTTTATTTTTAGATCTCCACTTATTGTTATGGCATCAAAATAATCATTAACTTTATATTTATCTCGAAAATACCTGCTCCATTCACTTGAATCGTTTGATATTAAAGCCAACTTGTAATTTTTCTTTATATTTGTAGCAAATTCATAAAATGATTCATCAATATCCACTGTATCCAAATATTCTTTTTCAATTTTCTCCAAATCACCTTTAAATCCTAGTCTTTTTAAAACTTCTAAAGAAGATATTTCTCCTACATCTGCTTTATCCCAATGCTGATATATATCACGTGAACTTAAATTAGGAAATGTTCGATTCACATATGTATAAAAACCTTCTCCTGGGTCTTTTAAGATTACCCCATACATATCTAATATTACTGCCTTCACATTATCACTCTCCCATAAAGATAGAAACTAATTGATTCTGTTGCCTAACGTCTCCGTGTTTGCGACGTCCCTGAGCGGGACCACATTAACCTTCCCCCTTGGTGGAGCTGTGCTCCCGGTGAAGGGATGTGGTGCTCTGATCTTTCCCTCAACTCGTGCTGCCAGCACCCTTGCGCAAACATTTTTGTTCTCTGATGCCACACGACCCGTGACTCAGAGTACGACAGGACATCGTACCCTTAAACTTATAATTTTCAATACTTCGCATTATAAAAAGTTTGCGAATCATTATTCTTTTGACTTCATCATCAAACATTCCGTTATACCTTGTCTGTATAAGTTAGGTATATCACCAATTACTGAATATCCTATATCTTTGTACAATCTTTTTGCATCCGGATTAAAATCGGATACTACCAAAAATAGTTTTGAATATTTTTTATAATAAACATCCTCAATAAATTTTAAGAGCATTTTTCCTATTCCCTGACCACGATTTTCACTTTTGACAGCAATAATATGTACATAAGGATGCATATGGAAGATTCCATTTAATATAACCCATACAAATCCTTTACAGTTGTTATTATTGTCTATTGCGACATATATATCATTTTTGTTAAATCCTTCTTCTAATGCTTTTCGAGCTTTTCCCTTTTCTGAAAAATATCTTTTTCCCAGTTCTGAATTTACTAATGCCTCCTCACAATCATCTATATAATTTATACTTCCCTTTATGACTGTTATTTCCATATAAAATACACCCCTAATCTTAAGTTAATTTCGCAATATATTACTAATGCAAATCAATAGTCTTAAATGTACCTACTCATGCCCGCGGCAGGACGCCGCGATCTTGCGTGTGGTTTCAGAGAACGTTTTGTTATTCCCGACATTCCTGAACTGGACCCTAAGAACCCTTCTTCGTAGGCGGTGCCTGCACCCAGTGAAGGAATGTGCAACGCGAACGGGAATAATCTTGATATATGAAGTTTGCCGCCCCACGAAGCCATACTCACAATTAATTTTTGTATTAGGTTAGTATAAAATCTGGGGCTTTCAAATAATCAATTGAGTATATACTGTTTCTTGTAGTAATTAAACCTTTAATCAATCCTTCATTATATTTGGGATCTACATAAACTATAGCAAAAGCATCTCTTTTTTTTGATAAAGGATAAATTATATTATCAGTGCTAAACACTTTATCAATTAAATCTAATGTTAATACACAAACATCTTTACTTCTCCATCTACCTTGAACAATCTTAAATGCTTTATTAGAAATTAACTCTATAAACATCTCTTTTTCTAAGTTTAATTCAATACCAGTTATATAACCTTCATTATCCATATCATTACAGTATTCCATATTAATATCAAAACTTTCATATACAGCGCTTCTATAAGTCTTATGTATAAGCTTCAATCCCTTTAATCTTTCTATTAATTTATTGTTAAAGAGTACAGGTATTTCCATATTATCTTTTTCTATGTACTTATCTAAATTATTACAACTATTGTAATGTTGTTTTGAAGGCATAAGATAAATGTAACCCATGCCACCATCTGCATCACATGTAATTCTCATTATCATCACCTAAAATAATTTTTCTTCAAAGCCTAAACCACACAAAAGCGGCTAATTTCATAGTCACGGTAGAGCCATCGGTTACCCGACGCCCCTCGCACAGATCCCAGCGTGCGGATTTCCCGCACTGGGCTCCTCAGTTATAAAATCTACTTCCAT contains these protein-coding regions:
- a CDS encoding YecA family protein, with protein sequence MIKLFHIFGNEPCPCKSGKKYKDCCKNRKNKNCENVEHYLSMVNKYSKKSQLKLCLYEGCNAKPKDIILAHALQKNRILKKIAHKNRVLMQDFSGKPTMLDMGRGEKEPFYLLEEVNIKKATAFRCFCGKHDDELFQKIEKQQHSFEKMTEEQKFLFAYKTFSFEHYKDISVRRFHALMCKDFPENFKNPIFIYKYRNALLKADETEYYWRRFGECLRDRNFGELFTYTMKLPYPIGVSGYMSISPPFDINGKRIKGLIGIKKRLKRLFITIVPDETCSYILFSGFKDELTSYGQYFDSLSS
- a CDS encoding HAD family hydrolase — protein: MKAVILDMYGVILKDPGEGFYTYVNRTFPNLSSRDIYQHWDKADVGEISSLEVLKRLGFKGDLEKIEKEYLDTVDIDESFYEFATNIKKNYKLALISNDSSEWSRYFRDKYKVNDYFDAITISGDLKIKKPDERIFKYTLEKLGCLASDCTYIDDRRYNLAAAESLGMETILFNSRNVQYEGKTVVNFKELENMLAKL
- a CDS encoding GNAT family N-acetyltransferase, with translation MEITVIKGSINYIDDCEEALVNSELGKRYFSEKGKARKALEEGFNKNDIYVAIDNNNNCKGFVWVILNGIFHMHPYVHIIAVKSENRGQGIGKMLLKFIEDVYYKKYSKLFLVVSDFNPDAKRLYKDIGYSVIGDIPNLYRQGITECLMMKSKE
- a CDS encoding reverse transcriptase domain-containing protein, translating into MPTVKDKTIQIATKKILEAIYEPEFIESSMGYRKNRGAKQAVEYLGKELNFGKYTYIVEADIKGFFDNVNHQWLKRMLEEKVRDKRIITLIEKWLKAGIIFTFRWEKSRKGKDIITHKTSKKGFKRTIQKFKEWIRKNRHCRLMKMFKELNTKLRGYYNYYGTIGNSKKITQVYRIVIGTLYKWLNRRSQRKSFIWGAFGKVIKRYKLLKPYIASRYQQTTIKISC